Proteins co-encoded in one Candidatus Pelagibacter sp. RS40 genomic window:
- a CDS encoding ATP-binding cassette domain-containing protein translates to MNDNILVKLKNAGFRIKNKWLVQSVSFQVEKGKIVTLIGPNGSGKSTTAKIALGIFKKIEGEVEKYTNKVGYVPQKISIDWTLPLRVSDFMVLTENIKNEDIDEALSLTGVIHLKNKNLGSLSGGEFQRVLLARAISKKPELLVLDEPVQGVDFTGEIALYELIKKISDELNCGILLISHDLHTVMSATDHVVCLNGHVCCSGSPIDVARNNEYKALFGEQASKTLAIYEHKHDHTHSNDGEIKKN, encoded by the coding sequence ATGAACGATAATATTTTAGTTAAATTAAAAAATGCAGGTTTTCGAATAAAGAATAAGTGGCTTGTACAAAGTGTGTCCTTTCAAGTTGAAAAAGGTAAAATTGTTACACTTATAGGTCCTAATGGATCTGGAAAGAGTACAACTGCTAAAATAGCATTGGGAATTTTCAAAAAAATTGAGGGTGAAGTTGAAAAATATACTAATAAAGTTGGCTATGTACCGCAAAAAATCTCAATTGATTGGACCCTACCTCTAAGAGTAAGTGATTTTATGGTGTTAACTGAAAATATTAAAAATGAAGATATAGATGAAGCATTGTCATTAACTGGTGTTATCCATCTCAAAAATAAAAATTTAGGAAGTCTATCAGGAGGAGAATTTCAAAGAGTTTTACTTGCAAGAGCTATCTCAAAAAAACCCGAATTGCTAGTTTTAGATGAGCCTGTTCAAGGAGTAGATTTTACAGGTGAAATTGCCCTTTACGAATTAATTAAAAAAATATCTGATGAATTAAATTGTGGTATCTTACTTATATCCCATGATCTTCACACAGTTATGAGTGCTACTGATCATGTAGTTTGTCTCAATGGTCATGTGTGTTGCTCAGGTTCTCCAATTGATGTTGCAAGAAACAATGAATATAAAGCGCTGTTTGGTGAACAAGCCTCTAAAACATTAGCTATTTATGAACATAAACATGATCATACTCACTCCAACGATGGAGAAATAAAAAAAAATTAA
- a CDS encoding metal ABC transporter permease, producing MFDDFFIRALVAGLGVAIVTGPLGCFVVWRRLSYFGDTLAHSALLGVTMAYSFQFNIALSVFIISSIIALILIQLQKKTNLPGDALLGLLAHSSLAVGLVVIGFLTFIRFDIMGLLFGDILAVTLNDIIIIWFGGALILLILKLIWRPLFASTVNYELAEAEGLNPDRAKAIFTILMAAIIAISIKMVGLLLITGMLIIPAAMARNISDSPIKMVIFSIIGGVLSVIIGLFTSLEFNTSSGPSIIAAALFLFILSLFKIKQSVQLKN from the coding sequence ATGTTTGATGATTTTTTTATAAGAGCTTTAGTTGCAGGATTAGGTGTTGCTATCGTTACGGGGCCTCTTGGTTGTTTTGTAGTTTGGAGAAGATTATCTTATTTCGGAGATACTCTTGCACACTCTGCGCTGCTAGGTGTTACAATGGCTTACTCTTTTCAATTTAATATCGCTTTATCGGTATTTATCATCTCATCTATAATTGCTTTAATTTTAATTCAACTTCAAAAAAAAACTAATTTACCTGGAGATGCGTTGTTAGGATTGTTAGCACACTCATCATTAGCAGTTGGATTGGTTGTGATTGGATTTTTAACATTTATTAGATTTGATATAATGGGATTACTTTTTGGTGATATATTAGCAGTAACATTAAATGATATAATTATAATATGGTTTGGTGGAGCTCTTATTTTACTAATCTTAAAGTTAATTTGGAGACCGTTATTTGCATCTACAGTAAATTATGAACTTGCAGAAGCTGAGGGACTTAATCCTGATAGAGCAAAAGCGATATTTACAATTTTAATGGCTGCAATTATTGCTATCTCGATAAAAATGGTTGGGTTATTATTAATTACAGGAATGTTAATTATCCCAGCTGCTATGGCCAGAAATATTTCGGACAGTCCAATTAAAATGGTAATATTTTCAATTATTGGCGGAGTATTGTCAGTAATAATTGGATTATTTACCTCTTTAGAATTTAATACTTCTTCAGGTCCATCAATAATAGCTGCAGCTTTATTTTTATTTATACTGTCATTATTTAAAATTAAACAATCTGTTCAATTGAAAAACTGA
- a CDS encoding Fur family transcriptional regulator, with amino-acid sequence MNKMQNMDKHQILSKNQQIIFDIIEKAKEPIKAYSILFNVQKKGIKAPLQVYRALDKLVEIGKIHKIESRNSFVACKNSNCQISKATAFSICESCEEVSEISDNKLSKYLESFQNKAGMKFKKYNLEFFGLCKKCSIK; translated from the coding sequence ATGAATAAAATGCAAAATATGGATAAACATCAAATACTATCAAAAAATCAGCAAATCATTTTTGATATAATTGAAAAAGCAAAAGAGCCAATTAAAGCATATTCAATATTATTCAATGTACAAAAAAAGGGAATTAAGGCGCCTTTACAGGTTTATAGAGCCTTAGATAAATTAGTTGAAATTGGAAAAATTCATAAAATTGAAAGTAGAAATTCTTTCGTTGCATGTAAAAACTCTAATTGCCAAATATCAAAAGCAACTGCCTTCTCCATATGTGAAAGTTGTGAAGAGGTAAGTGAAATAAGCGATAATAAATTATCCAAATATTTAGAAAGTTTTCAAAATAAAGCTGGCATGAAATTTAAAAAATATAACCTTGAATTTTTTGGACTTTGTAAAAAATGTTCAATTAAATAA
- a CDS encoding DUF6552 family protein, with product MFLKKYLKWISTFLVLIGILLTNLNIYPINIYFHGLGVVGWTISGFLLKDKAILTNFGLQIPLFVIGISKIVF from the coding sequence ATGTTTTTAAAAAAATATCTTAAGTGGATAAGTACATTTTTAGTTCTAATTGGAATATTATTAACAAATTTAAATATATATCCGATAAATATATATTTTCATGGTCTTGGTGTAGTTGGATGGACAATATCGGGTTTTTTATTAAAGGATAAGGCCATATTAACTAATTTTGGATTACAAATTCCATTATTTGTAATTGGTATCTCAAAAATTGTATTTTAA
- the phoB gene encoding phosphate regulon transcriptional regulator PhoB encodes MSGKIFIIEDEPSIIQLVQHNLEKEGFIVSSSTNGNNGLKELKKFEPHLLLLDWMLPDLSGVEICKNIRKDIKLKSLPIIMLTAKGEEEDKIKGLDSGVDDYLTKPFSFNELLARIKAVLRRSDPKIVSDYIEFDDLKLNRNERRVFRSDIEITLGPTEFRLLEFFLLNPKRVYSRDQILENVWPNNINVESRTIDVHIRRLRKSVNLKNKKELIRTVRSAGYSLI; translated from the coding sequence ATGAGTGGCAAAATATTTATTATTGAAGATGAACCTTCAATAATACAATTAGTTCAACACAATCTTGAGAAAGAGGGATTTATTGTATCATCATCAACTAATGGAAATAATGGTTTAAAAGAACTAAAGAAATTTGAACCACATTTGCTTCTTTTAGATTGGATGCTACCAGATCTATCTGGAGTAGAAATTTGTAAAAATATTAGGAAAGATATAAAACTAAAAAGCCTACCAATAATAATGCTAACCGCAAAAGGTGAAGAAGAAGATAAAATAAAGGGTTTAGATAGTGGTGTAGATGATTATTTAACAAAACCATTTAGCTTCAATGAATTATTAGCAAGAATTAAAGCTGTACTTAGACGATCAGATCCTAAAATAGTTTCAGATTATATCGAATTTGATGATTTAAAATTAAACAGAAATGAAAGAAGAGTTTTTAGAAGTGATATTGAAATTACACTTGGTCCAACAGAATTTAGATTACTTGAATTTTTTTTATTAAATCCAAAAAGAGTTTATTCCAGAGATCAGATACTTGAAAATGTTTGGCCAAATAACATTAATGTTGAAAGTAGAACTATTGATGTTCACATAAGAAGATTAAGAAAATCAGTAAATTTAAAAAACAAAAAAGAATTAATTAGGACTGTTCGATCTGCTGGATATTCCTTAATTTAA
- the phoU gene encoding phosphate signaling complex protein PhoU: MSNEHTVKSYEEELQHLTDSVIKMGSLTETQLVDSMDAIIKVDKDSIDKIIKSDEEINKFRSKIDTQIMTLLVKRAPMAIDLRETISSLKISQDLERIGDLSKSNAKKIKPLPLDLPEELLSNLKRLGDLVIKQLNDVIDSYVNKNFDKAKDVWEKDEQVDDLTYIAMESVIEFLSKDKKNLDFSTHLIFATKNLERAGDHITNIAESICYLIKGEYLKGNRPKGKVIQE; encoded by the coding sequence ATGAGCAATGAACACACAGTAAAATCATACGAAGAGGAATTACAGCACCTAACTGACTCTGTCATAAAAATGGGTAGTTTAACAGAAACACAGTTAGTAGATTCAATGGATGCCATAATTAAAGTAGATAAGGATTCAATTGATAAAATAATCAAAAGTGATGAAGAAATAAATAAATTCAGATCAAAAATAGACACTCAAATAATGACATTACTTGTAAAGAGAGCTCCAATGGCTATTGATTTAAGAGAAACAATTAGTTCTTTAAAAATCTCACAAGATTTAGAGAGAATTGGTGATTTATCAAAAAGTAATGCAAAAAAAATTAAGCCCTTGCCATTAGATTTACCGGAAGAATTATTATCAAATCTAAAAAGACTAGGAGATTTGGTCATAAAACAATTAAATGATGTGATAGATAGCTATGTAAATAAAAATTTTGATAAAGCTAAAGATGTTTGGGAAAAAGATGAACAGGTAGATGATCTAACATATATAGCTATGGAAAGTGTTATTGAATTTTTATCAAAAGACAAAAAAAATTTAGATTTTTCAACGCATCTAATTTTTGCAACTAAAAATTTAGAAAGAGCGGGTGATCATATAACCAATATAGCTGAGTCCATATGTTACTTAATTAAAGGTGAATATTTAAAGGGAAATAGACCTAAAGGTAAAGTTATTCAAGAGTAA
- the pstB gene encoding phosphate ABC transporter ATP-binding protein PstB, whose amino-acid sequence MSDIKIKSKNLNVYYGNKQALFDVNLDLNEKEVTALIGPSGCGKSTFIRCINRMNDVIDICKVTGNIEIDGIEINSKELDVVSLRERVGMVFQKPNPFPKSIYDNISYGPKIHGKGESKNELDEIVENSLRKAALWEEVKDRLNEPGTGLSGGQQQRLCIARAISVNPEVILMDEPCSALDPIATAKIEELIDELKKTYTIVIVTHSMAQAVRVSQKTGFFHLGKLIEVGKTEKIFKNPDNKMTQDYITGRFG is encoded by the coding sequence ATGTCTGATATTAAAATTAAATCAAAAAATTTGAATGTTTATTATGGTAATAAACAAGCTTTGTTCGATGTAAACCTTGATTTAAACGAAAAAGAGGTAACAGCATTAATTGGACCATCGGGATGTGGAAAATCTACTTTTATTAGATGTATTAACAGAATGAACGATGTCATCGATATATGCAAAGTTACAGGAAATATAGAGATAGATGGAATTGAGATAAATAGTAAAGAATTAGACGTAGTTTCATTAAGAGAAAGAGTTGGTATGGTTTTCCAAAAACCAAATCCATTTCCCAAAAGCATTTATGATAATATTTCTTATGGTCCAAAAATTCATGGAAAAGGTGAAAGTAAAAATGAACTAGATGAAATTGTTGAAAATAGTTTGAGAAAAGCAGCTTTATGGGAAGAGGTAAAAGATAGACTAAATGAACCAGGAACTGGATTGTCTGGTGGTCAACAACAAAGACTTTGTATAGCTAGAGCTATTTCTGTAAATCCTGAGGTAATATTAATGGATGAGCCATGCTCCGCTCTAGATCCCATTGCAACTGCTAAAATTGAAGAATTAATCGATGAATTGAAAAAAACTTACACTATTGTGATTGTTACTCATTCTATGGCTCAAGCTGTTAGAGTTTCACAAAAAACAGGGTTTTTTCACTTAGGTAAGTTAATAGAAGTTGGTAAAACGGAAAAAATTTTCAAAAACCCTGACAATAAAATGACACAAGACTATATTACAGGTAGATTTGGATAA
- the pstA gene encoding phosphate ABC transporter permease PstA codes for MTKEKRLKKRHNAEKRFRFYGLASIFLALLFVLILVQNIFSKGSSAFMKTAINVDVFYDPELLGVKNGATKDEILEADFFDITIETLLKTYPTNNLDEENQLIDLFTTDAELEIKNALINNSNLLGKTVNLEITSSDDIDQLHKGNYPRDLPEERRRISNFQLSIYDNFLENKKIIKNFNNYFFKNGDSRDPEIAGIGGALVGSFYSILICLLLSFPIAVLASIYLEEFAPKNKITDFIEININNLAAVPSIVYGLLALQILLATIQLPRSTPLVAGITLALMTLPRIIIPCRASLKAVPPSIREGALAVGASKFQSVFHHVVPLALPGTLSGTIIGLAQALGETAPLILIGMVAFVVDIPSTPIDPSSSLPVQVYLWSESAERGFVEKTSATIMMLLSFLIVMNFLAVYLRQKFEKRWN; via the coding sequence ATGACTAAAGAAAAAAGGTTAAAAAAGAGACATAACGCTGAAAAAAGATTTAGATTTTATGGATTAGCTTCAATATTTTTAGCATTGTTATTTGTATTAATTTTAGTTCAAAATATATTTTCTAAAGGTAGCTCAGCTTTTATGAAAACAGCAATAAATGTTGATGTTTTTTATGATCCAGAGCTCTTAGGAGTCAAAAATGGAGCTACAAAAGATGAAATTCTTGAAGCAGATTTTTTTGATATAACAATTGAGACTCTTCTCAAAACATATCCTACTAATAATTTAGATGAGGAAAATCAGCTTATTGATTTATTTACCACTGATGCTGAGTTAGAAATTAAAAATGCATTAATAAATAACAGTAATTTATTAGGAAAAACTGTAAATTTAGAGATAACATCTTCTGATGATATAGATCAGCTTCATAAAGGAAATTATCCTAGAGATTTACCTGAGGAAAGAAGAAGAATATCTAATTTTCAATTAAGTATTTATGATAATTTTTTAGAAAACAAGAAGATTATAAAAAATTTTAATAATTATTTTTTTAAAAATGGTGATTCAAGAGATCCTGAGATTGCTGGAATTGGTGGTGCTTTAGTTGGATCATTTTATAGTATATTGATTTGTCTATTATTGTCTTTTCCAATTGCAGTTTTAGCTTCAATATATTTAGAGGAATTTGCTCCAAAAAATAAAATTACTGATTTTATTGAAATCAATATTAATAATCTTGCTGCTGTTCCATCAATTGTTTATGGATTACTAGCTCTTCAAATTTTACTAGCAACTATTCAGTTGCCCAGATCAACCCCATTGGTAGCTGGAATAACTTTAGCTTTAATGACATTACCTAGAATAATTATACCTTGTAGGGCGTCTTTGAAAGCTGTGCCTCCTTCAATAAGAGAAGGTGCACTTGCAGTTGGAGCTTCAAAATTTCAATCAGTTTTTCATCATGTTGTACCATTAGCATTGCCTGGCACTTTATCAGGAACAATTATAGGATTAGCTCAAGCTTTAGGAGAAACAGCACCTTTGATCTTGATTGGCATGGTGGCATTTGTTGTTGATATTCCATCAACACCTATTGATCCTTCATCTTCTTTACCTGTTCAAGTTTATCTATGGTCTGAGTCAGCAGAAAGAGGTTTTGTTGAAAAAACATCAGCAACAATCATGATGTTGCTAAGTTTTTTAATTGTAATGAATTTTTTAGCAGTATATTTAAGACAAAAATTCGAAAAAAGATGGAACTAA
- the pstC gene encoding phosphate ABC transporter permease subunit PstC: protein MNFALIFLIIIFSISLFFYGKSKTRSLALQNNLKLNALPKFYGYYLVLWCSIPSLVFLLIWTLFEPIIIKSIIIDNAAKLGANISDKNEANLIYEKIKAIHLGTYFGDIDNILQQSALSYSKFIGLFTNSKIVLIFSVIIGSILYSLKKIKNNNKARDDVEIILKGLLFVSSLIAILTTLGIIFSLLFESIKFFSVINIFDYLFGTNWSPQRAFVRDASSITVAEYEELKDAFGFIPLIAGTSFIALIAMFVAVPIGLFSGIYMAEYASTKIRRISKPIIEILAGIPTVVYGFFAALTVGPFFRQFGESLGLTVSSESALAAGLIMGIMIIPYISSLSDDVINSVPQSLRDGSYAVGATKSETIKQVVIPAALPGIIGSVLLAVSRAIGETMIVVMAAGLAANLTINPLESTTTITTQIVMILVGDQEFDSPKTQSAFALGLTLFVATLILNYVAQRAVKKYREKYD, encoded by the coding sequence ATGAATTTCGCACTAATATTTTTAATAATAATATTTTCAATTTCATTGTTTTTTTATGGAAAATCGAAAACTAGAAGTTTAGCACTACAAAATAATTTAAAATTAAACGCGTTACCAAAGTTTTATGGATACTATTTAGTTTTATGGTGCTCAATACCATCTTTAGTTTTTCTGTTGATATGGACGTTATTTGAACCAATAATTATCAAATCAATCATTATAGACAATGCTGCTAAATTAGGAGCAAATATAAGTGATAAAAACGAAGCAAATTTAATTTACGAAAAAATTAAAGCAATACATCTTGGAACATATTTTGGAGATATAGATAATATTTTACAACAAAGTGCTTTGTCATATTCTAAATTTATAGGTTTATTTACAAATTCAAAAATAGTTTTAATTTTTTCAGTTATTATAGGCTCAATACTTTACTCATTAAAAAAAATAAAAAACAATAATAAGGCAAGAGATGATGTTGAAATTATCTTAAAAGGTTTATTGTTTGTATCATCTCTAATAGCAATTTTAACTACCTTAGGAATAATTTTCTCACTACTTTTTGAAAGTATTAAATTTTTTTCTGTCATAAATATATTCGATTACTTATTTGGTACAAACTGGAGTCCTCAAAGAGCTTTTGTTAGAGATGCTTCTTCTATAACAGTTGCTGAATATGAAGAATTAAAAGACGCTTTTGGTTTCATTCCTTTAATTGCAGGAACCTCATTTATTGCATTGATAGCTATGTTTGTTGCAGTTCCAATAGGATTATTTTCTGGAATATATATGGCAGAATATGCTTCAACTAAAATTAGAAGGATATCTAAACCAATTATAGAAATTTTAGCAGGCATCCCAACTGTTGTTTATGGTTTTTTTGCAGCTCTTACTGTCGGACCATTTTTTAGACAATTTGGTGAAAGTTTAGGATTAACTGTATCATCAGAGAGTGCTTTGGCTGCAGGTCTAATCATGGGCATAATGATTATCCCCTACATTTCATCTTTATCTGATGATGTTATTAATTCTGTTCCGCAATCATTAAGAGATGGTTCTTATGCGGTGGGTGCAACAAAATCTGAAACAATAAAGCAAGTTGTAATACCAGCTGCTTTACCAGGAATAATTGGGTCTGTATTGTTAGCTGTATCTAGAGCAATTGGAGAAACAATGATAGTTGTTATGGCAGCAGGTTTAGCTGCAAATCTTACTATTAATCCACTTGAATCAACAACAACTATTACAACTCAAATAGTGATGATACTAGTGGGCGACCAAGAGTTTGATAGTCCAAAAACGCAATCTGCTTTTGCATTAGGGTTAACTCTTTTCGTTGCAACATTGATTTTAAATTATGTGGCTCAAAGAGCTGTTAAAAAATATAGAGAAAAATATGACTAA
- a CDS encoding substrate-binding domain-containing protein, with translation MNKIISVIFGFLLVLSFTTNSYSRDQIKIVGSSTVYPYATVVAEKFGKSGKFKTPVIESTGTGGGMKLFCAGVGANHPDITNASRAIKPKEKALCEKNGVSEIIEIVVGNDGISFAHAVSAPDADFTKEQLWRALAAKVDVDGKLVENPYKKWSDIDVSLPNKKIEILVAPPTSGTRDAWNSLVMVKGCTKTAKSLYEANGKKPKKACTRIREDGYAVEAGENDTLIVQKLTSNPDAYGFFGYSYLIANKDKVKAASVEGVQPSLEGIQDYSYPIARPLFFYVKKAHVGVIPGIQEYLKEFTSKKAMSNRGYLAKIGLVPLASDKYKVTRTAAIDLNVINIK, from the coding sequence ATGAATAAAATAATAAGTGTAATATTTGGATTTCTTTTAGTATTAAGTTTTACAACAAATAGTTACTCAAGAGACCAAATCAAAATTGTAGGGTCATCAACTGTTTACCCTTATGCAACAGTGGTTGCTGAAAAATTTGGAAAAAGCGGAAAATTCAAGACCCCAGTTATTGAAAGCACAGGTACTGGAGGAGGTATGAAATTATTTTGTGCAGGTGTAGGAGCTAATCATCCCGATATAACAAATGCCTCAAGGGCAATTAAACCAAAAGAAAAAGCATTATGTGAAAAAAATGGAGTTTCAGAAATTATTGAAATTGTAGTAGGTAATGATGGAATCTCATTTGCACACGCTGTTAGTGCTCCAGATGCAGATTTTACAAAAGAGCAATTGTGGAGAGCTTTAGCTGCAAAAGTTGATGTTGATGGCAAACTTGTTGAAAATCCATACAAAAAATGGAGTGATATAGATGTAAGTCTTCCAAACAAAAAAATTGAAATATTAGTAGCTCCACCGACTTCAGGAACAAGAGATGCTTGGAATTCTCTAGTAATGGTAAAAGGATGTACCAAAACAGCAAAATCTTTATATGAAGCAAACGGTAAAAAACCAAAAAAAGCTTGCACTAGAATTAGAGAAGATGGTTATGCTGTTGAAGCAGGTGAGAACGATACCCTTATTGTTCAAAAGCTAACATCAAACCCTGATGCATATGGTTTCTTTGGTTATAGTTACCTAATAGCAAATAAAGACAAGGTCAAAGCTGCATCAGTTGAAGGTGTTCAGCCTTCTCTAGAAGGTATTCAAGATTATTCTTACCCTATAGCTAGACCACTTTTCTTTTACGTTAAAAAAGCTCATGTTGGTGTAATACCAGGCATACAAGAATACTTAAAAGAATTCACATCAAAGAAAGCTATGAGCAACAGAGGATATCTTGCAAAAATAGGGTTAGTTCCTTTAGCATCTGATAAATACAAAGTTACTAGAACTGCTGCTATAGATCTAAACGTTATAAATATAAAATAA
- a CDS encoding ATP-binding protein gives MELLIVILLLIIGLLTFLLLKKERVLGIKPETASKNTEVKIVENKEYRKNIFDLLNSIPEGILILDKSKKIIFSNNSSTKLFDTKINENISGSLRNPDLLSSIDKIFEDKNIPDFEIEIRNKAVLRLNITIYLDKNNLFFDEVTCVLFIRDLTEFHKFQQLKSDFVANVSHELRTPLQSIKMGLETIDNIKDLKENNELNNLMPLMTSQSERMENLIRDLLSLSKIELQEHIRPTHEIDLIELIDYVIKTYEKIISKNNISIKFNKTDNLKIIGDRDKLIEIFTNLIDNSIKYSDKNKEVTITAKKDGDFNIVSVADKGIGIPKESIHRITERFFTVDPSKSRSVGGTGLGLAIVKHLVSQHRAEMDINSVENEGTTIDIKFNSL, from the coding sequence ATGGAACTTTTAATTGTAATCTTATTATTAATAATAGGTTTATTAACTTTTCTTTTACTTAAAAAAGAAAGAGTATTAGGAATTAAACCTGAGACAGCTAGTAAGAATACAGAAGTTAAAATTGTAGAAAATAAAGAGTATAGAAAAAATATATTTGATTTACTAAATAGTATACCTGAAGGTATTTTAATTTTAGATAAATCAAAAAAAATTATTTTTAGTAATAATTCATCAACAAAATTGTTTGATACTAAAATAAATGAAAATATAAGTGGTTCTTTAAGAAATCCTGACCTATTAAGCTCGATTGATAAAATTTTTGAAGATAAAAATATACCAGACTTTGAAATTGAAATAAGAAATAAAGCTGTTTTAAGATTAAATATAACAATTTATCTTGATAAAAATAATTTATTTTTTGATGAAGTTACTTGTGTTTTATTTATTAGAGACCTAACAGAATTCCATAAATTTCAACAACTTAAATCTGATTTTGTAGCTAATGTGTCTCATGAATTAAGAACCCCACTACAATCCATAAAAATGGGTTTAGAAACAATTGATAATATTAAAGATTTAAAAGAAAATAATGAGTTGAATAATTTGATGCCATTAATGACTTCACAGTCTGAGAGAATGGAAAATTTAATTAGAGATTTATTATCATTATCAAAAATTGAATTACAGGAACATATACGACCAACCCATGAAATAGATCTTATAGAATTGATTGATTATGTTATTAAAACTTATGAAAAAATCATAAGTAAAAATAATATTAGTATTAAATTTAACAAAACTGATAATCTTAAAATAATTGGTGATAGGGATAAATTAATAGAAATTTTTACTAATCTTATCGATAATTCAATTAAATACAGTGATAAAAATAAAGAAGTTACAATCACTGCTAAAAAAGATGGTGATTTTAATATTGTTTCAGTTGCTGATAAGGGAATAGGTATACCAAAAGAATCTATACATAGAATCACAGAGAGATTTTTTACTGTTGATCCGAGTAAAAGTAGAAGTGTAGGTGGTACAGGTCTTGGTTTAGCAATTGTAAAACATTTAGTTTCACAACATAGAGCAGAGATGGATATTAATAGTGTTGAAAATGAAGGAACAACGATAGATATCAAATTTAATTCTTTATAA
- a CDS encoding EamA family transporter, protein MDGIVFAVVLVAALLHATWNGFVKNHNDKTVAVTGIVLGHAPLSLLAILYFPAPNVDSYIFIIISIFIHQGYQWFLLRSYQVGDLTKVYPIARGTGPLITTFISILFLGVVLDKFVIFSILFLCFGIFLLGANNYKISNLNEIKYPLITGVFIGSYSLIDGYGARISESAISFMSWSFLINALIFPFVLGIIGEKKVLQRVYNEGKKIFIYGVTLSYASYALVVWAFTKAPIPVVTSLRETSILLSIFIGYFLLKEKMNLLKISSIVIILIGVIGIKLF, encoded by the coding sequence ATGGATGGTATTGTATTTGCAGTTGTTTTAGTAGCTGCATTGCTTCATGCAACATGGAACGGTTTTGTCAAAAACCACAACGATAAAACTGTTGCAGTTACAGGGATTGTTCTAGGTCACGCACCATTATCGTTATTAGCAATTTTATATTTTCCAGCTCCAAATGTAGATAGTTACATTTTTATAATTATAAGCATATTTATTCATCAAGGTTATCAATGGTTTTTATTAAGATCTTATCAAGTTGGAGATCTTACTAAAGTTTATCCAATAGCTAGGGGAACTGGACCATTAATTACAACTTTTATATCCATTCTGTTTTTAGGAGTTGTTCTTGATAAATTCGTTATTTTTTCAATATTATTTTTATGTTTTGGAATTTTTTTACTCGGAGCAAATAATTATAAAATAAGTAATTTAAATGAAATAAAATATCCATTGATTACAGGAGTATTTATTGGGTCGTACTCTTTAATTGATGGTTACGGAGCAAGGATTAGCGAGTCAGCAATATCTTTTATGAGCTGGTCATTTCTTATCAATGCATTAATTTTTCCATTTGTACTTGGAATAATAGGGGAAAAAAAAGTTTTACAACGCGTTTATAATGAAGGTAAAAAAATCTTTATTTATGGAGTAACACTTTCTTATGCAAGTTATGCTTTAGTAGTATGGGCCTTCACAAAAGCACCAATACCGGTTGTTACATCGTTAAGAGAAACTAGTATTTTATTATCAATTTTTATTGGATACTTTCTTTTGAAAGAAAAAATGAATTTATTAAAAATTTCCTCTATAGTAATTATTTTAATAGGTGTGATAGGAATAAAATTATTTTAG